Proteins co-encoded in one Paraburkholderia edwinii genomic window:
- a CDS encoding S41 family peptidase, translating to MRKNLKTIGLIAAGLATGVFATLQLSASAQQTPVPASSPLPLDQLRLFAEVFGQIKHEYVEPVDDKKLLTAAIKGMVSSLDPHSSYLDKTDYEELQEQTKGRFAGLGIEISQEDGLIKVISPIEDTPAFRAGIRPGDLITRINDKPVRGMTLDKAVKQMRGEPGTKVTLTIFRKTDDRTFPLTVTRAIIKVKSVKSKILAPGYAYIRITSFQERTVPDLAAAMQDIARQQPNLKGLILDLRNNGGGLLQSAVGVAGAFLPPDSVVVSTNGQIPDSKQVYRDTYDNYRLSSFDGDPLKGLPPIFKTVPMIVLTNAYSASASEIVAGALQDQHRALIVGKTTFGKGSVQTVRPMTADTALRLTTAYYYTPSGRSIQNKGIRPDIAVDQYADGDPDDALVTREVDYSNHLANTQDPNEKKEQEQREQERMDQLRLLEEQNDKKTPEQRQKDRDRKPVEFGSNDDFMLQQGLNKLEGKPVAESKSLMERRLAQNKPAQSASAPVAVKPALPVTPGASGPGAAAPAPASSGATSSSSK from the coding sequence ATGCGAAAGAACCTGAAAACTATCGGCCTGATCGCCGCGGGCCTTGCTACCGGCGTTTTTGCGACTCTGCAACTTTCCGCCTCGGCCCAGCAAACTCCCGTTCCCGCGTCCAGTCCTCTGCCGCTCGACCAGTTGCGGCTTTTTGCCGAAGTCTTCGGTCAGATCAAGCATGAGTACGTCGAACCGGTCGACGATAAGAAGCTGCTGACGGCCGCGATCAAGGGCATGGTGTCGAGCCTCGATCCGCACTCGTCGTATCTCGACAAGACCGATTACGAAGAGCTGCAGGAACAAACCAAAGGCCGTTTCGCGGGTCTCGGCATCGAGATCTCGCAGGAAGACGGCCTCATCAAGGTGATCTCGCCGATCGAAGACACGCCCGCGTTCCGCGCCGGCATCCGTCCGGGCGACCTGATCACGCGCATCAACGACAAGCCCGTACGCGGCATGACGCTCGACAAGGCTGTCAAGCAGATGCGCGGCGAGCCGGGCACCAAGGTCACGCTTACGATCTTCCGTAAGACCGACGACCGCACGTTCCCGCTCACGGTGACGCGCGCGATCATCAAGGTGAAGAGCGTGAAGTCGAAGATCCTCGCGCCCGGTTATGCCTACATCCGTATTACGAGCTTCCAGGAACGGACCGTGCCGGATCTCGCCGCGGCCATGCAGGACATCGCGCGCCAGCAGCCGAACCTGAAGGGCCTGATCCTGGATCTGCGCAACAACGGCGGCGGTCTGCTGCAAAGCGCGGTCGGCGTCGCGGGCGCGTTCCTGCCGCCGGATTCGGTTGTCGTGTCGACCAACGGCCAGATTCCGGATTCGAAGCAGGTCTATCGCGACACCTACGATAACTACCGCCTGTCGTCGTTCGACGGCGATCCGCTGAAGGGTCTGCCGCCGATCTTCAAGACGGTGCCAATGATCGTGCTGACCAACGCCTACTCGGCTTCGGCGTCGGAAATCGTCGCCGGCGCGCTGCAGGATCAGCATCGCGCGCTGATCGTCGGCAAGACGACGTTCGGCAAGGGTTCGGTGCAGACGGTGCGTCCGATGACCGCCGACACCGCGTTGCGCCTGACCACGGCGTACTACTACACGCCGAGCGGCCGTTCGATCCAGAACAAGGGCATCCGCCCGGATATCGCGGTCGATCAGTACGCGGACGGCGATCCGGACGACGCACTCGTCACGCGTGAAGTCGATTATTCGAATCACCTCGCGAACACGCAGGATCCGAACGAGAAGAAGGAGCAGGAACAGCGCGAACAGGAGCGCATGGATCAGCTGCGTCTGCTCGAAGAGCAGAACGATAAGAAGACGCCGGAACAGCGTCAGAAGGATCGTGATCGCAAGCCGGTCGAGTTCGGTTCGAACGACGACTTCATGCTGCAGCAAGGTCTTAACAAGCTCGAAGGCAAGCCCGTCGCGGAATCGAAGTCGCTCATGGAGCGCCGCCTCGCGCAGAACAAGCCGGCGCAATCGGCTTCGGCACCGGTCGCGGTGAAGCCGGCATTGCCGGTTACGCCAGGCGCGTCGGGGCCGGGTGCAGCGGCGCCCGCACCGGCGTCGTCGGGTGCGACGTCGAGCAGCAGCAAGTAA
- a CDS encoding HesA/MoeB/ThiF family protein produces the protein MNDEQLLRYSRHILVDELGIEAQQRFLDAHAIVVGAGGLGSPAAMYLAAAGVGQLTLVDADTVDLTNLQRQILHVTASVGRRKVESGRDAIARLNPEVKVNAVTERVDDAWLDRTVPPATVVLDCTDNFATRHAINRACVAHRVPLVSGAALRFDGQISTFDLRDDASPCYACVFPEDQPFEEVACSTMGVFSPTVGIIGAMQAAEALRVIAGIGTPLVGRLMMLDSLRMEWTTMRIARQPDCPVCGEQHAAG, from the coding sequence ATGAACGACGAACAACTGCTCCGCTATTCCCGTCATATCCTCGTCGACGAACTCGGCATCGAGGCGCAGCAGCGCTTTCTCGATGCGCACGCGATCGTCGTCGGCGCGGGTGGGCTGGGCTCGCCAGCCGCGATGTATCTGGCGGCGGCGGGGGTCGGGCAGCTCACGCTCGTCGATGCCGATACGGTCGATCTGACCAACCTGCAGCGGCAGATTCTGCACGTAACCGCGTCGGTCGGCCGCAGGAAGGTGGAGTCGGGGCGCGACGCCATCGCGCGCCTGAATCCCGAGGTGAAAGTGAACGCGGTCACCGAGCGCGTCGACGATGCGTGGCTCGATCGCACCGTGCCGCCGGCGACCGTCGTGCTCGACTGCACCGACAACTTCGCGACGCGCCATGCGATCAATCGTGCGTGCGTCGCGCACCGCGTGCCGCTCGTGTCGGGCGCGGCGTTACGCTTCGACGGCCAGATCAGCACGTTCGATCTGCGCGACGACGCATCGCCGTGTTACGCGTGCGTGTTTCCGGAAGACCAGCCGTTCGAGGAAGTCGCGTGCTCGACGATGGGCGTGTTCTCGCCGACGGTCGGCATTATCGGCGCGATGCAGGCGGCCGAAGCGCTGCGCGTGATCGCGGGCATCGGCACGCCGCTCGTCGGCCGCCTGATGATGCTGGACTCGCTGCGCATGGAATGGACGACGATGCGGATTGCGCGGCAGCCCGATTGCCCCGTGTGCGGCGAACAGCACGCAGCCGGATGA